TTTACAGGACGGAATGAAGTCGAAGTATAATATTCTGTGAAAACCACCATGAGGACCATGATAACTACACCCACAATGGATGCGTAATAGAAATTAATGTCCCCCATGAGGGAATTTGTAACGAAATAGAAAGCTACAAGACAAAGAATTGCAGAAACTGCTACTCCTTTATAGAGGGCTTTCATAATCTTTCCATCGCTTCCGACCTTCACGAAGAAGACGGAAATGATGGAAGCAAAGATTGCCACTGCACCAAGGATGAGTGGATAAAGAACTGCATTTGCGTATGTGTCAAGGACAAGTGATCCAAGAAGCATTGATGCAAGAACTGTTACTACATATGTTTCGAAAAGATCCGCACCCATACCGGCACAGTCACCTACATTATCACCGACGTTGTCAGCGATTACACCAGCGTTACGTGGATCATCTTCCGGGATACCTGCTTCAACCTTACCTACCAGGTCTGCTCCCACATCGGCTGCCTTGGTGAATATTCCACCGCCAACCCTTGCGAAGAGACTGATAAGACTTGCACCGAAACCGAAACCGACTACAAGATCAACATCCTGATAAAGTATGTAGAAACCACTTGTACCAAGAAGTGCAAGACCGACCACAGCAAGACCTGTTACAGCTCCACCACGGAATGCAACAGACATTGCCTTTTGAAGGCCCTTTGATGCTGCGCTTGCGGTCCTGACGTTTGCCCTGACAGACACGTTCATACCTACGTAACCTGCTGCTGCGGAACTTAATGCACCAACAAGGAATCCGGCAGCGATCTTGTCTCCATCCTCCAGGAGAACAAAGATAAGAATTGCAAGAATGATAGCAACAAATGCTATTGTTTTATACTGACGGTTCAAATATGCCATCGCACCTTCCTGGATAGCACCTGCTATTTCCTGCATTTTCTCTGAACCTGCGTCCTCTTTGAGAACACTGCGTGCAAAGAAAGCAGCAAATACCAAACTAATAATACCAGCAAGAGGGGCAAGATAAATTAATGCTTCCATATATTGAAACTCCTCTCAAAGTTTAATTTTATTTTGATTTTAATGTAAATTTACTTGTGAGTTTTATAATCGATACAATTATAATTATTATAAAGCAACAGGTCACTTAAAATATGACTTGCTACATAAATGTAACCACGACGGGGTATAATACTAAAGTATAATATATAAAGGTAGGCCGAAATTGCGCACACATATTATGAATATGTCGATAGGAATGACTACTTACATTCCTCCCCCTATCTGCATCAATTCAAAATCAATATCCTCAGGAACATCTACCCGGAAAACAAAAACATTATACCGGGATCTTCTGGCAGCAGATATCGCTGTTTTCTGTTCATTGCTCAGATTACCATCTATACTGGCAATGCAAAGTGATTTTTTTGAATCCTTTATCAGGAAGTCAAAATGATGACCATATGCATTCAGGAACTCAACAAGCTCGCTCAATTCTTCCCATTTGTCACACATGTGTGTGCTCTTTGTAGCAGAATTACTGACATACCAGTCCCTGCTCATATAAGGATAAGCAGCATATTGATCCCTAAGATCATCATATGCTTTGTGTATCTTTGAAACGTCACTGTTCAGATCGACCCATTTCCATCCCTGTCCGGAAAAATAACGTGACGCTACAATTGCTACTATCTTTTCCTTGTCCTTTAGATCAAGTTTCATTTTAACACCTGTTGCCTATATTGAGGTTCATGGCATTTAATCCTATAAGTAGCGTACCCGTGTGTATTATTATTCCGATACGCAACTTATTCAGGCAGGGAATCAAAACAGTGAATTGTTTCTATAGATGTCATGTTGATGCATTTGATCGGGTCAATATCCATAAGCTCTTCTTTAGTTAAATTTTCCGAATCAATCTCAATGTTGCCTTCAATTGATATTATCGAACCTGCAGAAACATATCTGTTTACTTCGCTGACCAATGACTGCTGAGTTGAGACTATTCTTGGGTCAGAAGAAAGTACAGGTTCAATTGCATCAATGTAGATATCCTTGTCTCCACTGTTATAAAGTGTCAGGTTGTAATTGTAAATGTAAATTGAATCGTTAGTACCTGAGCCACCGGACATAAGACCATCTACAAAGATCAGGCCTTCCATGGGAACAGGACCACATGAAAGAGAACTTACACTTAATCCTATCAGGACTCCCAGAAAAAGAAGTAGTGAACCATGCAGAAATCCTTTGTCTATCATTTTATCCTCTTGACTTATTCTTTAAAGGGTATATTGTCCTTTACTTATATCAATTTTTCAATCAGGAAAAAATTGAATTACTGGCAATGCGGACTTAAGAAGCAACGGGAGCATGTGTTCTCAAAATATGAAAAACTGGTTGGTATGGTACAAATTATGAGACGATGGTGGTAATTCTTGCTCCCTTTGCCACATACACATTGGCCCATATACTATATAAATTATGATGGGTCGAATATAAAAAATACAAAATAGAAGATAATAATACATGCAATAACTAACTCTGAGAACACAACACATATAAACATGAACTTAAATATATTCAGTTTATAAATATAATAATTATTTGCAGAGAATGATTGATTTCAAATTGTGAAATCAGACTCAGGAGAGAAAAATGGACTGCGAGAAATGTGGTTATATAAAAAATATTCCGGTATTTTCAAAATGTGCAGGTGTTCCGGGGAGAAGAAGGGTTGGAACTGCATATTACTGTAGTCATCCGGAAATGCAAAATCCGGTGCCGGTAATAGCTTCAATCGAAAACGTACTTGAAGATTGTCCTGTTGACAACATGCATCTTGGAGCAAAAAAAGAAATGCAGGAAACAGGGGTGACAGAATCCTGAACATTAACTTTTAAGAGGATTTCGAATAAAACCGAAAATTGAACTCCAGCTTATAGATCATGTACAAATAGTTAGTTGAAATATGGGGTTAATTGGAATATTCTGTTAATTAGTTTTAGTATGATAAAAAAGCCGGCTCTGTCGAAATCCTGTTGTTAAAATTTTAATGGAATTCGACCGGTTTTGTCAGGACAATATGATTTACCGTGAGTTATGAATTACTTGATTAATCCCGAAGGGTACGGCGAAGCCGGCGTTTTCCCACAAGAAGAAAAAAATCAGAAAATATCCTGTACTTT
Above is a window of uncultured Methanolobus sp. DNA encoding:
- a CDS encoding sodium-translocating pyrophosphatase: MEALIYLAPLAGIISLVFAAFFARSVLKEDAGSEKMQEIAGAIQEGAMAYLNRQYKTIAFVAIILAILIFVLLEDGDKIAAGFLVGALSSAAAGYVGMNVSVRANVRTASAASKGLQKAMSVAFRGGAVTGLAVVGLALLGTSGFYILYQDVDLVVGFGFGASLISLFARVGGGIFTKAADVGADLVGKVEAGIPEDDPRNAGVIADNVGDNVGDCAGMGADLFETYVVTVLASMLLGSLVLDTYANAVLYPLILGAVAIFASIISVFFVKVGSDGKIMKALYKGVAVSAILCLVAFYFVTNSLMGDINFYYASIVGVVIMVLMVVFTEYYTSTSFRPVKTIAAASETGAGTNVISGLAIGFESTALPVIIIIVGILASFFIVGGAASPAIGLYGIAVAAAAMLSTTGMIVALDSYGPITDNAGGIAEMAGMPSDVRKITDALDAVGNTTKAVTKGYAIGSAALGALALFADYTGKVNLTGDALSLSNPLVLVGLFIGGLLPFVFTAVTMQAVGKAAFKIVNEVRRQFREIPGIMEGTAKPEYGKCVDIVTAAAIKEMAIPGVLAIFTPLIVGLVLGPAALGGLLIGIIVCGLLLALTMDNGGGAWDNAKKLIEDGEHGGKGSEAHKAAVVGDTVGDPFKDTSGPALNALIKVVNMIAILFSSLFIGAGLF